Within Vannielia litorea, the genomic segment TGCCCGGTCCGAGATCTATCGCGCCCAACTGGCCGCCTGCGGCAAGGCCTGACGCGGAAAAGGGGACAGGCGCCTGGGCACCGATCCCCTTGTTTTTCTGGCCGGATCAGCGCTGCCTGCGATTGGTTTCCTGCACGATATTGAACAGCGAGGGGCGCATGTTGCCGCCCTTGTTCAGCTCGCCGAGCACCACCGTGGTCTGGGAGCCGGCATCATCGGTGATGATCCACTGGCGCAGCTCGATGGGCGAGGAGGTGAAGACCAGCTCGATGTGGCCATACTCCGGGTGCTCGGGGTCCTGGGCGCGGATGGTGGTGGTTTTGCCGTCGGACTTGTGGCCGGTGATCATGCCGGAGCGGTTGAAATCGACCGTCTTGGCCAGGATGATCGAGAGCGGCGTGCGGGCGAGCGGGTATTGCTCGGGGCCGGTGTTGGATTTGCTGTCGAAGATCGCGACCTGCCCGCCGCCGGCCATCACGAGGCTGGTGTCGGGCTTGTTGTACTCGAAGCGGATGCGGCCGGGGCGGTGGATGTAGACCTGCCCGGTGGAGATGGTGCCATCGGCGTTGATCTGGGTGAACTCGCCGGTCGCGGTTGTGAAGTCATTGAGATACTTCGACAAAGCCGAGAGAGAGGCTTGCTGTGCAGCGGCCGGGAGAGCGAGGGCCAGCAGCAGAACCGGGGCCATGAGGGTGCGCAGGAGTTTCATGCGTCGTCCTTGAATTGTTTCGCAGGGCTTGTGCCCGTCAACGCCCTACTTAGGCGGTTTGGTCCTGATATGCGATAACAAGGCGGCGAGCACGGCGGATTGGCTCCGCCGCAGGTTAACGGCCCCTTGCGGGACCGCGCCAAAACCTTACTGACCGGAACGAAACGGGAATATCGGGGATGCACAACCGATACACAACCCATGCACATCCCATACATACGCGAAATCGGCCAAACGTGGTGAACGCGGCGCGCGGTGGGGCAGTGCACTGGTCGCCTTTGTCCACCCCACGGGCTGCCCGCGGGGTGGCGAAAATGCTCCGGTGTCAGTTCGGCTCGGGCACGAGAATCTCGCGTTTGCCGACGTGGTTGGAGGCGCCGACGAGGCCGTTGTCTTCCATCTGCTCCACCAGCCGGGCAGCCTTGTTGTAGCCGATGGCGAGTTTGCGCTGGATGTAGGAGGTCGAGCACTTGCGGTCCTGGATGACGATCTGCACGGCCTGGTCGTAGAGCGCGTCGTCGCCGTCGGTGTTGCCGCCGAGGCCGAGCACCAGGTCGATGTCGCTTTCCTTGTCGTCCTCCGGCCCTTCGACCACGCCGCTCACGTATTCGGGCGCGCCGAAGCTCTTGAGGTGGTTCACGACCTCCTCGACCTCTTCATCCGAGCAGAACGGGCCGTGGACGCGGGTGATGCGGCCACCGCCGGCCATGTAGAGCATGTCGCCCTGGCCGAGCAGCTGTTCGGCGCCCATCTCGCCCAGGATGGTGCGGCTGTCGATCTTGGAGGTGACCTGGAAGCTGATCCGGGTGGGGAAGTTGGCCTTGATGGTGCCGGTGATCACGTCGACCGAGGGGCGCTGGGTGGCCATGATGAGGTGGATGCCGGAGGCACGGGCCATCTGGGCGAGGCGCTGGATGCAGGCCTCGATCTCCTTGCCCGCGACCATCATCAGGTCGGCCATCTCATCGACAATCACCACGATGAAGGGCAGGGTGACGGGCTTGAACTCCTCGGTCTCGAACACGGGTTCGCCGGTGTCGTCGTCGAAGCCGGTCTGGATGGTGCGCGAGAACATCTCGCCCTTGGCCAGCGTGTCGCGGACGCGGGCGTTGTAGCCCTCGATGTTGCGGACGCCCATCTTGGACATCTTGCGGTAGCGGTCTTCCATCTCGCCCACGACCCACTTGAGGGCGACCACGGCCTTCTTGGGGTCGGTCACGACGGGCGACAGCAGGTGC encodes:
- a CDS encoding LolA family protein, with the protein product MKLLRTLMAPVLLLALALPAAAQQASLSALSKYLNDFTTATGEFTQINADGTISTGQVYIHRPGRIRFEYNKPDTSLVMAGGGQVAIFDSKSNTGPEQYPLARTPLSIILAKTVDFNRSGMITGHKSDGKTTTIRAQDPEHPEYGHIELVFTSSPIELRQWIITDDAGSQTTVVLGELNKGGNMRPSLFNIVQETNRRQR